Part of the Corticium candelabrum chromosome 15, ooCorCand1.1, whole genome shotgun sequence genome, AccgacagcaacaacaatcttTCCTGGAGTCGATTCCAGAAGGTCCGACCAATCGTACGATGACTGGCCGTCGTCTGTAGGTCGAGATTCCAACTGTGGCTTTTGACCCAATATTAATGTTGTGATTTGTTCGTTCAGTTTGTTGATGTTTTGCTTTGCCTTCTGATTCTCTGTCAGCATGAGTTGATACTTAGAGTTTAGTTCACTCTTTTCTGCTGTCAGTCGATCGATCGTTCGTTGCATGGTGGATATAATAACTTGTTGATTGTGTTCGGTCGAGGGCACACTGGTTGCTGTGTTTGCACACGAGCAGATTGTTAGATCTTGTAAAGCTTGGTTTCTTGATACTTCACATCGTTGTATTTGTCGATTAAGAAAAGTCACATTTGTTTGAAGTTTGTTGACTTTGGTGACGAGGCCGAGCGATTTGGTTTGCTCCAGTGAAAGTTGTCGTTTCAAGCCAGACACCACGCCTGCCTCAAGCAACAACTGTTGCTGTAATCGTGTGTTGTTTTCCTTCAGTCGATTAAGTGGTGCAGGATCTGGAGTGGGACATGACGTGTCAGGTGGTGTGGTTACAgaatctgttgttgttggtattGCTGAAGATGGTTATGTTGTGACTCGTGCATCTGTGGTGGGAAGTTGAGTTGTTGAAGCATGTGAAGTTGGAGCAATGAGAGCTGTGGGTTGTGAGTTGGTCTGCACAACTTTTTATTTCACTCATGAGGTTCGTGACAGTTTGGTTGAGAGAGTCGACCTTCATGTGAAAATGAACATCAGAcgatcgtgtgtgtgtgtgtgtgtgtgtgtgtgtgtgtgtgtgtgtgtgtgtgtgtgtgtgtgtgtgtgtgtgtgtgtgtgtgtgtgtgtgtgtgtgtgaacgcATTATGAATATACTTGTGTGTTGTAATATCACAAATCCCTTGCTTACCGATTGTTCCAGATCATTCACTTGATCAACGAGTGTCATCTTTTCATTTGAAAGTAATGTGATGTTAGACTTACAAACATTAGCCTAGACAAACTCACTGTTATGTAGAATCATTGGAGCATTTGTCTCGACCTACTTGCTGCTCTGCTGCTGCTCGTGTTTGCCTCAAAGTCTCGTCTGATGCAGTAAGAGATGCAGTGAGTAAAGTGACATTTTGCTCTAGAAATGAGACTTAATTGTTGTGATAAAGTAGTAATGTTTGTAGCTTGTTTGGTTGTTAGTGTTGAGAGATAGTCTCGGTCTTTCTCAGTTAGAGTACACTGATGTTGTAGTTGACTGAGTTGAGTAACATTAGCTTGACGTTACATCTGAAAGTAGATAAAATGGAATTCAGCTGACTTACACCTATAAACATGCgtatcagacagacagacagacagacagacagacagacagacagacaaatcacaCGAATGCATTGCATTGGTTTTATCAGAATGCCTGTGAAGTCTCAGAGTTCACTATCGTCGTGAGCCACGTCATCGCTACACTATACTTCTGATAATCGCCCGGATATAGTCGTCTTTGATTCAGAAACAGGGTCAGATATTGAGTTAGATATTGCCCTAGCTCATCCATGGAGCTCAGATATTTTTTCAACATCGAGAAGCGTTGATGGAACAGCATCCAAAAGCgagaagagacaaacaaacaaataaacagacaaacaaatggataaacaaacaaataaacagacaaacaaacaaacagacaaacaaataaacagacaaacaaacaaacagacaaacaaataaacagacaaacaaacaactaacaaacagatcTGACATTTACAAACTTACATTAAGATGTTTGGCTTTATAGATGTCACATTACCGATTGTGCTCACGCACAAACAGCAAGTGCAGAGCTATAAGACCCGGCTGTACATTACTTCGAGTGTCACCAGCAATCAACAACGTCGACTGTGGCCGACCCACAGGATTGTCATTTGCCAATCCAAACGTGTTATACTGCAAGACACATACGACACATCAACATGCCAAAATGTGGACTcatcatgtatgcatgcagacaacaaGTGTGTTTACTGGAATGATGCCGTTGTCTTGCAATTTCATTTTTCCATCTTGAAGAGTGCGCAGCACCTCTACGACAATATCACTAGATGAAGGGTAGACGTTCAAAGCGTCGATGTAGGCTGTGATCTTGTTGAGCTGTTCATGTGACACTCCAAAACCTCGACAGGTGCAGACACTATTGACAAAGGATGTTTAATTTAAGGTGATACaaattgataataattatattaattaattactacaatatattattaattatctattaaatattaatttataatatatattttttatattttagatGTTTTATTATTGTAGGTCTCaagaaggacacacacacacacacacacacacacacacgcacacaccttcacacacacacataccacacacacacacacacacacacacacacacacacacacacacacacacacacacacacacaatgtgatCCATATCTGCAAGATACATCATCACACCTTTGGTACTGTGATGGAAATCTATACGTCGCTTCTGTCGACTTGAAACTCGAACCGTGGCAGTGGACTAGAGAAGTCGGTGTCGTGAGCCAAGAACTGACCCCATTGTGCAAACATGTCACTAAGAAAATGGTTTGCTCCCAACCTAAACAGAACAAGTAGCCTGTGAGTTTAAATAACATTATTACCACAtcatattgtctgtctgtttgtccgtctgtacatgtgtgtccttctgtctgtccgtttgtgtatgcgtgtgtccttttgtctgtctgtctgtctgtgtatgtgtgtgtccatttatCTGAATGTTTGAACTCTATTGTGACTGCTCATCAATCTagctaactgtctgtctgtctgtctgtctgtctatctttcttttcatatattttcataaatgaatgctattacaactaaaactatttagaatgttcaagagacccaatagggtcaatacacatcacaaactaatgtacgcaaaactgagtatgatagttctttacattactggagctcatagataaaaggtgtgatagtttccttgcaatagtcttagcattgcaacgttgtagcgctgttgagaatcgttttctccagtaacacatgaattcattagcattcttattgccatcatcatcCGTCGACCTGGTTGATAGTTCCTGTAGGTATCTGGTGGCTCGTTCTCCCCAATGGCCAAAATGCTCAAATACAAGTGGAACAAGTGTCAAGGAAGACGCACCGGGGAGAGTGACTTGACTATATTTGGTTAACTTCCTGTtctctatctttctgtctgtctgtctgtctgtctgtctgtctgtctacatctgtgtgtgtgtgtgtgtccgtccgtctgtctgtctgtctatctgtttgtccatctgttgacttgtatgtcccgttgtctgtccatctttatccaTGTATGTCTGCCACTGCTTGTCAACCCAATTCttccatgtttgtctgttttcctgtctgtttttctgtctgtctgtttcaactTCTTTCCAATAAAGCCATGATCCATACTTGATGAAAAAGTTTATTACTGATAAGGCGTGGAGAAGGTCGTGTGCTTCCCTCTCCTGCATATTCAGTGATCTCAGTTTTTCTGTGCATTGGCAGTTTGGTTTTGCAACTCCATCTGCATAACGTGATGACATGTCTCGTTGCAGATTTTCATTTACTGCCCCCCACCAGTGTGTGCTGTTTTGGTTGTTTGAAACGCCATCAAATCGTATAGAAATATTATGaatagaaacagacaaatttgcagataaataaacaaacagtcagattgacaagcaaacagacataaagTAAAAcggacaaacatgcaacagacaaacagacatacattttttgttacaagagcccctaaggcccaggttagatactgcagtcactaagcacttgctacgatacttTACAATATAActctatcagcagtcactaCATGTCACCACGTGCTTCCaacttgctgcttggacagcATTAACTGACACCCTGgagagagaagcaattgtatgttagttccttacccaagggaacttatgtatgtggccctcccgcacttgaactctgacccaaaggtcccggatgttgccaatctccaactgcacactctaatcaattgagccacatacatacatacatacatacagacaaacagacagacagacaattaattTCTAGACATTCAGTTAGCGACTAACCTGTCAGAAACTAACGGAAATTTCCTGATACAGTCAGCCGCAAGTTTCTTGATAATATATCGTTTCACCTCCACGGTTACAGATCCTGTTGTAGTTCTGTTTTGCACAAGTGATGGCGGTTCCACCTAACACTGTAGTCAAATGTGATTTCCTGCTCTTCTTTGACATTATCAATAGTAAGAGCAACAGAATCACCACCATGATTGACAAAAGCTATGACCTTGTCTCCTTtctgaaattaattaaatacaaatttcaaaaaaattagttattaattaattgaaataaaaattaatgaaacaTAAAATGATTGATTACATATGACAGCATAATATTGAGAAATTAACTTACCACATTGTTGACTGACTTGATTGTTAACTCTGGGCAaaaattgatgttgttgtgttggcGTATGGGTCACTGTATAGAAGCACAAAATAGTtaaacatacatgcacacatgcacgcacacacacacacacacacacacacacacacacacacacacacacacacgcacgcacacacgcacacacacacacacacacacacacacgcacgcacgcacgcacacacacacacacacacacacacacacacacacacacacatgatgttacttgcatgatgccaagccagcggtcatgtccaccccagcaggagcatataaagagagaagatgGAGCGTCCATCTAGACATGGGTGGGGTGATATCGATATCGTTGGGATGGTAAGAGGCGGAGTCACTATCCTAATATGGTAACTTTGAGTTAGCGCTAGAACGACAGCTTTGACACTTTCGCTGCAAGACGCGCTTGCAAAACGAGACGTAGACGTCGACAGTAACATTGACATCAGTACAGCGCGCTAGCACTACTCAGCTAGACAGGAAAGTGGTAAATCCGCATATCCTTTCATAATGTGACCTTGGTGAAGGGATCCggctttcttcttcttgtcaGGTCATTGTTCGAGCGTTGATCAGCTTTCTCGCTGCTTCCTCCGGCCGCTGTGGATTGTGGAGAAATTGGCGCGTTTTTTAGAGCGTCCGCTTGTATGATGTCGACAGCAACGTGCCGAGAGTGCAGTACCACCACGCCGCAGCCGTTCTCGACTGCTCGGGGCGCACTAGGACGCGATTCGATGGTTGAATCATTGTCCGGCTCTTGGTCGGTGCTTGACAAAGACGCTGACATAGCCACATACGACAGGCATCTTTAGGTGTCGTGTGTAGTGTAGAGGGAGTTGGGATAAGACTGTTAAATTGTGGGATGTAAGAAACAATCGAGGTGTTGCAGGCACTCTTGATCAACAGGAAAAGGTCTGACCCTCTGTGTACCATCTATacattcaatttttctttCATTTTGTGATTCTAGGTTTATAGGATGGATGTTAGTCAAGAGAAACTGATTGTTGGCTCTGTGAGTTGTCGTTTGTGATAGACCAGCAGTtagctgttaattaagttgattTTGTTTGATTGTAGAAAGGAAGGCATGTGTTGATCTGGGATCTTAGGAGCACTGTAAGATGGTGGCTGTAATGTTGTTGACAGACTAGCAacggacatacagacagacagctagacagacagacagctagacagataagcagagagaaagaagacaacataGACACTTGCAAACAACCATGCAGTTCAGGGAGGGTGGAAGCAAATTTTTATTGATCTGGTGTAACGCGTTAAGAGGCTTAGCTTTATCACCTGACTATAATATGATTAGTTACatgataattacaatattaaATAACTCTTGTTATACACTTTCAGAACTCATAAAATGTCACCAAAAATGCCAAGACCTTGTTCACTACCTTTTACAAACTCACTAGCGGCCGGGACGTTTCAAAGCATCTACTGAAAATTAACATTATGCAAACACACTCCTTTGTTTGTACTGTCCACTTCTGCAACAAAATTTGTATAAGAATATGGTTAGAGACTGTAATGTTGAAATCTCAACaaatatgtaatttatttaattaatcagttaGTTATTGACCGGAAGTTTCAGGCAATGTGCTACTGGCAAAGCCAGACTTTCTGACCATTGGTCTGGTAATTGCCTCGTCCCTGCAGTCGGACACTGGTATTTGCATGCTGTAAATACTAATTATATGATGATATTTGTGATACACAGAGTGAGCCTTTATGGCGAAGGGAGTCGACTCTGAAATACCAAACTCGTTCAATTAGGTGCTTTCCTAATGGCCAAGgtccacacacacagttgTACAATATATTACAATGTATGCATATCAACAGCCAgtcttgtgtgtatgtttgttaggCTATGTTTTGAGTTCGATTGAAGGTCGTGTCGCAGTCGAATTCTTTGATCCCAGTCCGGACGCCCAGAAAACCAAATATGCATTCAAATGTCACAGAATCAAGGAGAACGGCAACGAGACCATTTACCCTGTCACAGCCATTTCATTCCACTTGATGTGAGTAActattaaaattataaaataaatatatattttatatattaaattatataaaatttaattaattttttagtcATAACACGTTTGCTACTGGAGGGTGTGATGGTTTTGTCAATGTGTGGGATGCATTCAACAGAAAAAGATTAGCTCAGGTGCATTCCttgattttttgtttactcACTGCCACTCacttgtctctctctctctctctctctctctctctctctctttctagTTTCATCGTTACCCAACAACAATCGCTTCTCTCTCATTCAATTGTGATGGCTCATTACTGGCCATAGCATCATCCTACATGctagaagaagaagaaaaagagtCAGTCGCCGTGTTCGTTACCAATCTTGTTTCGCTatcatgtttgttgtgtgttaggAGTCCTCCAAGAGACACTATTATTATTCATCATGtgaccgacatggagacgaagccTAAGTGAAAGGAATTGTTGTACATTTTAGTGACAAGTGAGAGACAGTGTGATACTAGCTGGAACTAGTAATGTCATCAAACTAACGAGACGTGCAGGCTCTTTTATGTTAGAAATACGTCATGATCACATGttttacaacacaaacatgtacatctacCATGATCCTTTCTGGTTATCTGACTTCTATTGGCGGCCACTCGGTTCACACAAGTTTCTGGTGCATCGTTGTAATAGACCACCATCGTGTCTAATATTTCAACACCCCCCCCTAATGCATTGATATGTGAGTATTGACCAGAAGCATAAAAACGCATTTGATGTCTTCACTTTTCTACACAATCACTAGACTGCTACGTTTGGAttaaaaatgacaacaaatcaCAATTGAGGACATTTAACTACGACAACACTATTAATATGCAATACAAGAACACATTCCCTTGTTTCTTCATCTTCCCAAATTACATTTTGTCCATCGCTTCTTTGACTTCAGCAAATATTGGATTTTTTATGATTTTGCACGCATCCAGCAGTTTGTCTGCTGCTTGTTTCTCTCCTACTTCCTGTGCCATCACATCAAATAAAGCTTGAACTTTATCACAATCATTGACCAGAACAGTGAATTTGTTCAGCTGATCTGGTGTTTCTCCACAATCACGACCGAGTGCATACCATCTGGTAGAGCCAACTCCTTGAATTGCCTGCAGAACTCGACGAGAATACGAATCACGCCTATGATCATCCTCTAGTGTAAGACACAAACATCATTTCTTACAATGAAATACAAACTTGTACAATAAAGTGGTCAGAAGACTAAACAGGAAAATGAAgcaaaacaacagagagactgGAAGATCAAGAGACTGACAGATACGCAGCCATAATGCaacaagcatacacacacacacacgcccacccacccacccacccacccacacacacacacactaaccaTAACCAGCCCATTTCGAAAGGTGATGGCACAAACAGCGAAAAAAAGCAAATGTCTACTCATTTCATCTACCAGTTTGTAAATAGGTAATATATTGTACAGCGTCCTGAATCATTCAATGCTCCACACAGCAAGATATGTCAAACTGCTGCTTTTTTGCTAACACGGCAGTAGAAATCGCCGGCAAGCACCATATTCCATCGTTCTACTTCATTCCACGCTGGAAACCAACTTCTTTTGTCCATGCCGCGCCACCATCTTACTGCTGGACTCCGTCGTAACAGGAAATAGACGTAAAGTCATGAAAATGAGTACTTCAACGTTGTAAGCAATCGAAGCACTTTACAATGTGGGAGTAGTGCGACGGTTGTtctttgcaaacaaacacgtTGCCGTGGGCTCGCTCCCAAACGCTATGTGTGGCACTCCGGTCGATCTGAGATGGTTTATCGTAATGATGCTGTTTGAAGATATCGCAGAAGCCAGATGGTAAGCCAGAGACGGTCA contains:
- the LOC134190839 gene encoding peroxinectin A-like, translated to MSKKSRKSHLTTVLGGTAITCAKQNYNRICNRGGWEQTIFLVTCLHNGVSSWLTTPTSLVHCHGSSFKSTEATYRFPSQYQSVCTCRGFGVSHEQLNKITAYIDALNVYPSSSDIVVEVLRTLQDGKMKLQDNGIIPYNTFGLANDNPVGRPQSTLLIAGDTRSNVQPGLIALHLLFVREHNR